AAAGATTACAAAAGTTTTTTACATAATGCTCTAGGCTCTGCTAAAGAAATAGAATATCAATTACTTCTTGCAAAAGACTTAGAGTATATTAGTTCAAGAACTTATGACAGATTATTAGATACTTTAGATATTATTATTGGAAGTATGACTAATTATATGAAAAAACTTAGTGAGGAAATAAAAAAGTAATGTTAAACTTAACTAAACATAACCTTTTCTAATTTGAGAGTTTAAATTATATTGATTATTTCATATTGAAAGAATAAAAGGTTATTATTTCTAGTAATTAATCATAACCTAATTTTTATAATTATGTTTCGCAAAATTCTAGGTTTGCGTTCGCTATGTAGTGCTCCGTTTGCTGCGTTCACTAGATATTTGACATGAAAAATATATTAAATTTGATTTTTGATTAATTTTTTAAATTGATTTTCAACATAATAATTCCTTTGCTTTTCTAATTCAGGATATGGAGTATTATTAAAGAAATCACTTGGATAAGGATTCATATAAAAAAATGCATTAATAATCTCACTCCAAAAATCAATTCCTTTTTCAGAATCAAGTCTTAACAATTTTATTTTTTCAACAGTTCTGGATAATAATGAATT
The genomic region above belongs to Candidatus Woesearchaeota archaeon and contains:
- a CDS encoding four helix bundle protein is translated as MVKVNYKQLIFFKKAHEVTLEIYKLTKEFPKEERFALTSQLKRASASIGSNIAEGSARSTLKDYKSFLHNALGSAKEIEYQLLLAKDLEYISSRTYDRLLDTLDIIIGSMTNYMKKLSEEIKK